CCACCGGGCGGGCCAGAATCGGAGGTCAGGCCGGGGCCAGCGAGCAAGAGTCCAAGGAAGATAAGGAGTTCAAAGTCTCGCTCCGCCGCCTCTACACCGCACCGGCCAGTGGTGAACTGCTGGCCATGGACTCCAAAGCCCGGCTCTTCCCACCCGGAATGCGGCGCTTCATCGAAACCCGGGACGACACCTGCCGCACCCCGTACTGCGACGCGCCCATCCGCCACATAGACCACGTGGTTCCCTGGCACAACGGCGGCGCCACGAGCCTGGCCAACGGCGCGGGACTCTGCGAAGCATGCAACCACACGAAAGAAAACCCCGGCTGGAACACAAAAACAATCCTCGGCGGCAGACATGAACTCGAAGTCAACACACCCACCGGACATACATATCAATCCAAGGCCCCACCTTTGCCGGGTCACCCACCACGGTCAACATCGCCGTCCGAAACCTAGGCCAGCAACAGGAAAATTCACCTCCGGCACGACGAATCCCGCACTTGTTCGCTCTATTCACCGTTCAACTGCGAGTAGAGCGTACAAGGGCGGGACGCGTGGCGCGAAGGGAAGTAGGTCAGAACTGGTGCGGGGGTGCCTGCGGCGCAGGGTGAGTCGGCTGTGCTGGCTGTTGCTGACCCTGCTGTGGTGCCTGCTGCCCTTGTCCCGGCTGGGACGCGGTCTTGGTCAAGTACACGGACTGCCCAGTGGCGCCGGGTTCGCCTTCGCCGAGTGGAAGCACATAAACGGCCGTGCCATAGGCGCAGACTTCAGTCCAGTTGGTCCCCATTTCGGAGGTGTCGAAGCGCATGGCGACAATTGCGTTGGCGCCGCGCTGCTGGGCCTCGTTGACCATCCGGGCCATGACTTCTTGCCGGCTTTCGTAGAGTGCCCTGGTCATTTCGGGCAGCTCGCCGCCACCGAGGGAGCGGAAACCGGCCAGCATCTGGGAGCCGATATCGCGGGAACGGACAGTGAGGCCCATGACTTCGCCGAAGACGGCGTCGATGCGGTGGCCGGGTATCTCATTGGAGGTGACGATCAACATGCTCCGAGCCTATCCAGCTTTCGCCGTTAAACCGCGCAATCCCCGGGGGAGAAGTCCCCAAGGGATTGCGCGGTGCGAAAAGCCAGCTGGTGCTATGCCTTGGAATCGGCCAGTTCGCGCGCCTCGTTCTCGGCAGCAGCCGTGTCGTTGGCGAACTCGTCAGCGAACGCGGCGCCATTGCGGGGCGCGTTGTACAGCGATTCGTCCAGGATGCCCTGGCGCTTGGCGACGATAGCGGGGATGAGCGCCTGGCCTGCCACGTTGACGGCCGTGCGGCCCATGTCCAGGATGGGGTCGATCGCCAGCAGGAGTCCGACGCCGGCCAACGGCAGTCCCAACGTGGACAGGGTCAGCGTGAGCATGACGACGGCGCCCGTGGTGCCTGCCGTGGCAGCGGAACCCAGCACGGAGACCAGCACAATGAGGAGGTATTGGCTGAAGTCCAGGTTGATACCGAAGAACTGGGCCACGAAGATCGCTGCGATGGCCGGGTAGATCGCCGCGCAACCGTCCATTTTGGTGGTGGCGCCGAGCGGGACGGCAAAGGAAGCGTAGCCCGAGGGAACGCCGAGGTTACGCTCGGCAACGCGCTGCGTGAGCGGCAGCGTACCGATCGAGGAACGGGAGACGAAGGCCAACTGCACGGCCGGCCATACACCGGAGAAGTACTGCTTGATGGAAAGGCCGTGGACGCGGACCAGAATCGGATACAGGACGAAGAGCACCAGTGCCAGGCCGATGTAGATGGCGGCGGTGAACTTTCCAAGGGAGCCGATGGTGTCCCAGCCGTAGATGGCCACGGCGTTACCGATCAGACCGATGGTGCCCAGTGGGGCGATGCGGATGATCCACCACAGCACCTTCTGGATGACGGCCAATGCGGAGGC
This genomic stretch from Micrococcaceae bacterium Sec5.1 harbors:
- a CDS encoding YbjQ family protein: MLIVTSNEIPGHRIDAVFGEVMGLTVRSRDIGSQMLAGFRSLGGGELPEMTRALYESRQEVMARMVNEAQQRGANAIVAMRFDTSEMGTNWTEVCAYGTAVYVLPLGEGEPGATGQSVYLTKTASQPGQGQQAPQQGQQQPAQPTHPAPQAPPHQF
- a CDS encoding dicarboxylate/amino acid:cation symporter, with the protein product MSTSNNITSAPGKSGFQLPKWAGSFGVQIIAALIIGLVLGLIAKYTGSTKTAPNGLGATLQTIGSSYVSLLQTAVVPLIFTAVVSSIANLREVSNAARLAWNTLLWFAITSLVSVLIGIGLGVLLQPGAATGITQKAEYAGKTGDWWAFLIGLFPKNFLGLGASSTVTEGANAATTVSTSVSFNVLQILVVAIAVGVAALKVGKQAEAFLTFNASALAVIQKVLWWIIRIAPLGTIGLIGNAVAIYGWDTIGSLGKFTAAIYIGLALVLFVLYPILVRVHGLSIKQYFSGVWPAVQLAFVSRSSIGTLPLTQRVAERNLGVPSGYASFAVPLGATTKMDGCAAIYPAIAAIFVAQFFGINLDFSQYLLIVLVSVLGSAATAGTTGAVVMLTLTLSTLGLPLAGVGLLLAIDPILDMGRTAVNVAGQALIPAIVAKRQGILDESLYNAPRNGAAFADEFANDTAAAENEARELADSKA